From the genome of Triticum aestivum cultivar Chinese Spring chromosome 3B, IWGSC CS RefSeq v2.1, whole genome shotgun sequence, one region includes:
- the LOC123071582 gene encoding 3-phosphoinositide-dependent protein kinase 2, giving the protein MAVGGDDDMERDFAARLRLAPSNPSASASSSATASPTAAGGGIAFRAPQEQFTAGDFELGKIYGVGSYSKVVRARKKDTGNVYALKIMDKKFITKENKISYVKMERIVLDQLDHPGVIRLFFTFQDTYSLYMALESCEGGELFDQIVQKGRLSEDEARFYAAEIVDILEYLHSVGLIHRDVKPENLLLTSDGHIKIADFGSVKPTVDTPIKVLPNSTNERACTFVGTAAYVPPEVLNSAPATFGNDLWALGCTLFQMLSGSSPFKDASEWLIFQRIIARDLRFPEFFSDEARDLIDKLLDVDPTKRPGAGPDGYASLKKHPFFRGIDWKNIRKTRAPKPAVEANANEDEDNQDSDWLSHMGSAHANQNVPVGNNGAASSSEVRSHVSKLASIDSFDSRWQDFLEPDESVVLISKLKKINKLSNKKVQLILTNKPQLICVDPAKMVTKGNISWSDDPSELNVQVANSSHFRISTPKKVFVFEDAKQRAWQWKNAIEDLQHCQKS; this is encoded by the exons ATGGCTGTCGGCGGCGACGACGACATGGAGAGGGACTTCGCCGCCAGGCTGCGCCTCGCGCCCTCCAACCCCTCCGCCTCCGCTTCCTCCTCGGCCACGGCATcccccacggcggccggaggcgggaTCGCCTTCCGCGCGCCGCAGGAGCAGTTCACCGCCGGCGACTTCGAGCTCGGCAAGATCTACGGCGTCGGCTCCTACTCCAAG GTGGTGAGGGCCAGGAAGAAGGACACGGGCAACGTCTACGCGCTCAAGATCATGGACAAGAAGTTCATCACCAAGGAGAACAAGATCTCCTACGTCAAGATGGAGCGCATCGTGCTCGACCAGCTCGATCACCCGGGCGTCATCAGGCTCTTCTTCACCTTCCAGGACACCTACTCCCTCT ACATGGCACTGGAGTCCTGCGAAGGCGGGGAGTTGTTCGACCAAATCGTACAG AAAGGCCGCCTGTCCGAGGACGAGGCACGGTTTTATGCCGCTGAAATTGTTGACATTCTGGAGTATCTGCATAGCGTAGGCCTAATTCATCGGGATGTGAAG CCAGAAAATTTACTCCTTACTTCTGATGGACACATCAAGATTGCTGATTTTGGTAGCGTGAAGCCTACTGTGGACACTCCAATCAAAGTCCTCCCAAATTCAACTA ATGAGAGGGCCTGCACATTTGTCGGAACAGCTGCATATGTACCACCAGAGGTCCTGAACTCTGCCCCAGCAACTTTTGG AAATGACTTGTGGGCATTGGGGTGCacgttgtttcaaatgctttctggCTCTTCGCCATTTAAGGATGCCAGTGAGTGGTTGATTTTCCAGCGAATTATTGCAAGGGATCTCAGATTTCCTGAGTTCTTTTCGGATGAAGCAAGAGATCTCATTGACAAGTTGCTG GATGTTGATCCAACCAAACGACCAGGTGCAGGACCTGATGGTTACGCTTCCTTGAAGAAACATCCTTTCTTCAGAGGTATTGACTGGAAAAATATAAGGAAGACGCGTGCACCAAAGCCCGCTGTGGAGGCAAAT GCAAATGAGGATGAGGATAATCAAGATTCAGATTGGTTGTCACACATGGGAAGTGCACATGCCAACCAAAATGTCCCTGTTGGGAATAATGGTGCTGCGTCATCTTCTGAAGTACGGTCCCATGTATCTAAATTAGCTTCCATCGACTCCTTCGACTCTAGATG GCAGGATTTCCTGGAGCCAGATGAATCTGTAGTGTTGATATCTAAGCTGAAGAAGATTAATAAGCTATCAAATAAGAAGGTCCAGCTAATCCTCACCAACAAACCTCAGTTGATCTGTGTTGACCCTGCAAAGATGGTGACCAAGGGGAATATTAGTTGGTCTGATGATCCAAGTGAACTCAATGTACAAGTAGCCAACTCCTCGCATTTTAGGATCTCCACG CCAAAAAAGGTGTTCGTATTTGAGGATGCAAAACAGCGTGCCTGGCAATGGAAGAATGCAATTGAAGACCTCCAGCACTGCCAAAAGAGCTGA